One Phaseolus vulgaris cultivar G19833 chromosome 2, P. vulgaris v2.0, whole genome shotgun sequence DNA window includes the following coding sequences:
- the LOC137812774 gene encoding biotin carboxylase 1, chloroplastic, translating into MEVTLSACKSVTSPSLPVAGLSARKGGIKSSQCSFLAGTNRVKFPRQVGQVSHVRKQRQTRHCGALHATCSGDKILIANRGEIAVRVIRTARELGIPCVAVYSTIDKDSLHVKLADEAVCIGEAPSNQSYLLIPNVLSAALSRNCTMLHPGYGFLAENARFVEMCCGHRINFIGPKPDSIRVMGDKATARETMKKAGVPTVPGSEGLLQSTEEAIRLAKEIGFPVMIKATAGGGGRGMRLAKEPDEFVKLLQQAKSEAAAAFGNDGVYLEKYIQNPRHIEFQVLADKHGNIVHFGERDCSIQRRNQKLLEEAPSPALTPELRKAMGDAAVAAAASIGYIGVGTVEFLLDERGSFYFMEMNTRIQVEHPVTEMISSTDLIEEQIRVAMGEKLRFKQEDIVLRGHSIECRINAEDAFKGFRPGPGRITAYLPSGGPFVRMDSHVYPDYVVPPSYDSLLGKLIVWAPNREKAIERMKRALDDTVITGVPTTIDYHKLILDIEDFRNGKVDTAFIPKHEEELSMPPPPKIVPS; encoded by the exons ATGGAAGTCACACTCTCCGCCTGCAAGTCCGTTACCTCGCCTTCTCTTCCCGTCGCA GGCTTATCTGCGAGGAAGGGAGGGATTAAGAGTTCGCAATGCAGTTTCTTAGCAGGAACGAACAGAGTGAAGTTTCCTAGGCAAGTAGGTCAAGTTAGTCACGTCCGCAAACAGCGCCAAACGCGTCACTGTGGTGCTCTCCACGCGACTTGTAGCGGCGATAAGATCCTTATCGCGAACAGAGGCGAGATTGCGGTTCGAGTGATTCGAACCGCCCGTGAATTGGGGATTCCTTGCGTGGCTGTGTACTCCACCATTGATAAGGACTCGCTTCATGTCAAATTGGCTGATGAAGCTGTTTGCATTGGCGAAGCTCCGAGTAACCAATC GTACTTGCTGATTCCGAATGTTCTGTCTGCTGCTCTTAGCCGCAATTGCACGATGTTGCATCCTGGCTATGGTTTTCTTGCGGAGAATGCTCGGTTTGTTGAAATGTGCTGCGGTCATAGAATCAACTTTATCGGGCCTAAA CCTGATAGTATTCGGGTTATGGGTGACAAAGCAACTGCCAGAGAAACAATGAAGAAAGCAGGTGTTCCCACTGTTCCAGGAAGCGAGGGTCTTTTACAG AGCACAGAGGAAGCTATCAGGCTGGCAAAAGAGATTGGTTTCCCTGTGATGATCAAG GCAACAGCTGGTGGTGGAGGACGTGGCATGCGTCTTGCTAAAGAACCTGATGAATTTGTGAAGTTGTTGCAG CAAGCTAAGAGTGAAGCCGCCGCTGCATTTGGCAATGATGGTGTTTATCTGGAGAAGTACATTCAAAACCCAAGGCACATTGAGTTCCAG GTTCTTGCCGATAAACATGGTAACATCGTTCACTTTGGAGAACGTGATTGCAGCATCCAG AGGCGTAATCAGAAGCTGCTAGAAGAAGCACCATCTCCTGCCCTGACCCCTGAGTTGCGAAAGGCAATGGGAGATGCAGCAGTTGCAGCTGCTGCATCTATTGGTTACATAGGTGTTGGAACAGTGGAGTTCCTTTTGGATGAAAGGGGTTCCTTTTACTTCATGGAGATGAACACTCGTATCCAG GTTGAGCATCCTGTGACAGAAATGATTTCCTCAACAGATTTGATAGAAGAGCAAATTCGTGTTGCTATGGGAGAAAAACTTAGATTTAAACAG GAGGATATTGTGCTCAGAGGACATTCTATTGAATGTCGTATCAATGCTGAAGATGCTTTTAAGGGATTTAGACCAGGGCCAG GTAGAATTACAGCATACTTGCCATCTGGAGGTCCATTTGTCAGAATGGATAGCCATGTTTATCCTGATTATGTTGTTCCTCCAAGCTATGACTCCCTTCTTGGAAAG CTGATTGTTTGGGCTCCAAATAGAGAAAAAGCCATTGAACGCATGAAAAGGGCTCTTGATGACACAGTTATCACAg GAGTTCCTACAACAATTGATTATCATAAACTTATCCTTGACATAGAG GATTTCAGAAATGGCAAAGTTGACACCGCTTTTATTCCAAAACACGAGGAAGAGTTGTCAATG CCGCCGCCACCGAAGATAGTACCGAGCTAA
- the LOC137812768 gene encoding DExH-box ATP-dependent RNA helicase DExH10 — MENEKKESPSLGKRREPELPAAVPDTASKPKRARSAERTCVHEVAVPSGYVSNKDSELHGTLSNPLHNGAMAKSYPFALDPFQQVSIACLERNESVLVSAHTSAGKTAVAEYAIAMSFRDRQRVIYTSPLKALSNQKYRELSQEFTDVGLMTGDVTLSPNATCLVMTTEILRGMLYRGSEVLKEVAWVIFDEIHYMKDRERGVVWEESIVFLPPAIKMVFLSATMSNATEFAEWICNIHKQPCHVVYTDFRPTPLQHYAFPIGGSGLYLVVDENEQFREDNFLKLHDTFVKQNLADGRRGGKSGGRGGRGGNASSGGSDIYKIVKMIMERKFQPVIIFSFSRRECEQHAMSMSKLDFNTPEEKENVEQVFRNAVLCLNEEDRCLPAIELMLPLLQRGIAVHHSGLLPVIKELVELLFQEGLVKALFATETFAMGLNMPAKTVVFTAVKKWDGDSHRYIGSGEYIQMSGRAGRRGKDERGICIIMIDEQMEMNNLKDMVLGKPAPLVSTFRLSYYSILNLMSRAEGQFTAEHVIRNSFHQFQYEKALPDIEKRVSNLEQEVTLLDASGEAEVSEYHKLKLEIAQLEKKMMAKIIRPEIILYFLVPGRLIKVREGGTDWGWGVVVNVVKKPSGGGYIVDTLLQCSPCSSENNSRPKPYPPRPGEKGEMHVVPVQLPLISTLGKLRVSIPSDLRPLEARQSVLLALHELINRFPGGIPKLNPVKDMDVRDSEIVEVVNQIEEIEKKMFAHPMHKHQDVDQIKCFERKAEVNHEIQQLKTKMRDSQLQKFREELKNRSRVLRKLGHIDTDGVVQLKGRAACLVDTGDELLVTELMFNGTFNDLDHHQVAALASCFIPGDKSNEQIQLRTELARPLQQLQDSARRIAEIQHECKLDINVDEYVESTVRPYLMDVIYSWSKGANFADVIQMTDIFEGSIIRSARRLDEFLNQLRAAANAVGEADLENKFAAASESLRRGIMFANSLYL; from the exons ATGGAGAACGAGAAGAAGGAATCACCGTCGCTGGGAAAGCGAAGAGAACCTGAACTCCCAGCTGCAGTCCCAGACACCGCTTCGAAGCCGAAACGAGCTCGCAGCGCAGAGCGCACGTGCGTGCACGAAGTCGCCGTTCCGAGCGGTTACGTCTCGAACAAGGACTCCGAGCTCCACGGAACTCTCTCGAACCCTCTCCACAATGGTGCCATGGCGAAGTCCTATCCCTTCGCCCTCGACCCCTTCCAACAGGTCTCTATAGCGTGTTTGGAGCGCAACGAGTCTGTTCTCGTCTCCGCCCACACCTCTGCCGGCAAAACCGCCGTGGCCGAATACGCCATTGCCATGTCCTTCCGAGACCGGCAGCGCGTCATCTACACGTCCCCGCTCAAGGCCCTCAGCAACCAGAAGTACCGTGAGCTCAGCCAGGAGTTCACCGACGTCGGGCTCATGACCGGCGACGTCACACTCTCACCGAATGCCACGTGTCTCGTCATGACCACCGAGATTCTCCGCGGAATGCTCTACCGAGGCTCCGAAGTCCTGAAAGAAGTAGCGTGGGTTATATTCGATGAAATTCACTACATGAAGGATCGCGAACGAGGCGTTGTATGGGAAGAGAGTATAGTCTTTCTGCCTCCGGCGATTAAGATGGTGTTTCTCTCCGCTACTATGTCGAATGCGACGGAATTTGCGGAGTGGATTTGTAATATCCACAAGCAGCCTTGTCACGTTGTGTACACTGATTTTAGGCCTACCCCGCTACAGCACTATGCGTTTCCTATTGGAGGGAGTGGGTTGTATTTGGTTGTGGATGAGAATGAACAGTTCAGGGAGGACAATTTTCTGAAGCTGCATGATACTTTCGTGAAACAGAATTTGGCTGATGGGAGGAGAGGTGGGAAAAGCGGTGGAAGAGGTGGAAGAGGTGGCAATGCTTCTTCTGGTGGTTCTGACATTTACAAGATTGTTAAG ATGATAATGGAACGGAAATTCCAACCTGTTATCATCTTTAGCTTCAGTAGAAGAGAGTGTGAACAACATGCAATGTCTATGTCTAAGCTTGACTTCAACACCccagaagaaaaggaaaacgtGGAGCAGGTTTTTCGAAATGCAGTGCTATGTTTGAATGAAGAAGACAGGTGCTTACCTGCTATTGAGCTGATGTTGCCTCTTCTTCAGCGAGGGATTGCTGTCCATCATTCTGGACTTCTTCCTGTTATCAAAGAATTGGTTGAGCTTCTTTTCCAGGAAGGTCTTGTAAAAGCCCTATTTGCCACTGAAACA tttgcCATGGGTTTGAATATGCCAGCGAAAACAGTTGTATTCACTGCTGTTAAGAAGTGGGATGGTGATAGTCACCGATATATTGGATCTGGTGAATATATACAG ATGAGTGGAAGGGCTGGGCGTCGTGGCAAAGATGAGCGGGGAATCTGTATCATAATGATTGATGAACAG ATGGAAATGAATAACCTCAAAGACATGGTTTTGGGTAAACCTGCTCCTTTAGTTAGTACTTTCAGGCTTAGCTACTactcaattttaaatttgatgagCCGTGCAGAGGGTCAGTTCACTGCTGAACACGTGATACGAAATTCATTTCATCAATTTCAATATGAAAAG GCCTTACCAGATATAGAGAAAAGGGTGTCAAATCTGGAGCAGGAGGTAACCTTGCTTGATGCTTCAGGGGAG GCTGAAGTGTCTGAGTATCATAAGTTAAAATTGGAAATAGCACAGttggagaagaagatgatggCAAAAATAATTCGGCCAGAAATAATCCTTTATTTTCTTGTTCCTGGTCGATTG ATCAAAGTCAGAGAAGGTGGAACTGATTGGGGCTGGGGTGTTGTAGTTAATGTTGTTAAGAAACCTTCTGGTGGTGGTTATATAGTTGATACTTTACTTCAATGTTCACCTTGTTCATCTGAAAACAATTCACGGCCAAAACCATATCCACCCCGCCCTGGAGAGAAAGGTGAAATGCATGTG GTCCCTGTTCAATTACCATTAATATCTACTCTTGGTAAACTGAGGGTATCTATACCTTCTGATCTTCGACCCCTGGAAGCAAGGCAGAGTGTACTGCTAGCTCTACATGAGCTGATAAATCGTTTTCCAGGAGGTATTCCAAAACTTAACCCTGTAAAG gACATGGACGTACGAGACTCTGAGATAGTTGAAGTAGTCAATCAAATAGAGGAAATTGAGAAGAAAATGTTTGCTCATCCTATGCATAAG CACCAAGATGTGGATCAAATTAAATGCTTTGAGAGGAAAGCAGAAGTGAATCATGAAATTCAGCAATTGAAGACAAAAATGCGGGATTCTCAG CTACAAAAATTTCGTGAAGAATTAAAAAATCGCTCGCGAGTCTTAAGGAAGCTTGGTCATATTGATACTGATGGTGTAGTTCAGTTGAAGGGACGGGCAGCATGCTTGGTTGACACTGGAGATGAACTCCTTGTCACTGAATTGATGTTTAATG GTACTTTTAATGACCTTGACCACCATCAAGTTGCTGCCCTTGCAAGTTGTTTCATCCCGGGAGATAAATCAAATGAGCAGATACAACTAAGAACCGAGCTTGCAAGGCCTTTGCAACAACTTCAAGATAGTGCAAGAAGGATAGCAGAA ATTCAACATGAATGCAAATTGGATATAAATGTGGATGAGTATGTTGAATCAACAGTAAGGCCATACTTGATGGATGTGATATACTCCTGGTCAAAG GGAGCAAATTTTGCCGATGTTATACAAATGACTGATATCTTTGAGGGGAGTATCATTCGGAGTGCTAGAAGGCTTGATGAGTTTTTGAACCAG TTGCGTGCTGCTGCAAATGCAGTTGGAGAGGCTGACTTGGAGAATAAATTTGCAGCTGCAAGCGAAAGTCTTCGACGAGGCATTATGTTTGCAAATTCTCTGTATTTGTGA